One stretch of Arachis duranensis cultivar V14167 chromosome 1, aradu.V14167.gnm2.J7QH, whole genome shotgun sequence DNA includes these proteins:
- the LOC107464327 gene encoding sucrose nonfermenting 4-like protein produces the protein MFSSSMDSARDTSGVAGTVLIPTRFVWPYGGRSVYLSGSFTRWSELLQMSPVEGCPTVFQVIHSLAPGYHQYKFYVDGEWRHDEHQPYISGEIGIVNTILLATDLNFVPVLNPDIASGSNMDVDNEGFRRVVRLTDGTLSEVLPRISDVDVQTSRQRISAFLSMRTAYELLPESGKVVALDVDLPVKQAFHILHEQGIPMAPLWDFCKGQFVGVLSALDFILILREIGSHGSNLTEEELETHTISAWKEGKSYLNRQNNGPGAVFPRRFIHAGPYDNLKDIAVKILQNEVSTVPVIHSSSEDGSFPQLLHLASLSGILKCICRYFRHCSSSLPILQLPICAIPVGTWLPKIGESNRRPLAMLRPSASVTSALNLLVQAQVSSIPIVDDNDSLLDIYCRSDITALAKDRAYTHINLDEMTVQQALQLGQDSYNPYELRSQRCQMCLRSDSLHKVMERLANPGVRRLIIVEAGSKRVEGVVSLSDIFKFFLC, from the exons GTGGTCCGAGCTTCTACAAATGTCGCCAGTGGAAGGTTGTCCAACTGTGTTTCAAGTTATTCATAGCTTAGCCCCCGGTTATCATCAG TACAAGTTTTATGTTGATGGAGAATGGCGGCATGACGAGCATCAACCTTATATATCTGGAGAAATCGGGATTGTTAACACTATTTTATTGGCTACTGATCTTAATTTCGTACCTGTTTTAAACCCAGACATAGCTTCTGGTTCTAACATGGATGTGGATAATGAGGGTTTTCGGCGTGTg GTCCGGTTGACAGATGGTACATTGAGTGAGGTATTGCCAAGAATATCAGATGTTGATGTACAAACCTCCCGTCAGCGTATCTCAGCATTCTTGTCAATGCGCACAGCTTATGAATTACTTCCGGAGTCAGGCAAG GTTGTTGCCTTGGATGTTGATCTGCCAGTGAAACAGGCATTTCACATTCTACATGAGCAG GGAATTCCCATGGCTCCTCTTTGGGACTTCTGCAAGGGGCAGTTTGTTGGAGTTCTTAGTgccctggattttattttaattttgagagAG ATTGGTAGTCATGGATCCAATCTAACAGAAGAGGAGCTTGAAACGCATACCATATCTGCTTGGAAAGAAGGAAAATCTTATTTAAATAGACAAAATAATGGACCTGGAGCAGTATTTCCTAGGCGTTTTATCCAT GCGGGGCCATATGATAATTTGAAGGATATTGCTGTGAAGATCCTGCAAAATGAGGTTTCAACAGTTCCTGTTATccattcatcttctgaagacgGTTCATTTCCACAGCTACTACATCTTGCTTCACTTTCTGGCATACTTAAAT GTATTTGCAGGTATTTTAGGCATTGCTCTAGTTCGTTGCCTATACTTCAACTTCCAATATGTGCAATTCCTGTGGGTACATGGCTGCCCAAAATTGGGGAGTCAAATCGACGACCTCTAGCAATGTTGAGACCAAGTGCTTCGGTTACTTCAGCACTAAACCTATTAGTTCAAG CTCAAGTAAGTTCAATACCAATAGTTGACGATAATGACTCATTACTGGATATATACTGTCGGAG TGATATAACAGCTTTGGCAAAGGACAGAGCTTATACACATATTAACCTTGATGAAATGACTGTACAGCAG GCATTGCAGTTGGGCCAGGACTCTTACAACCCTTATGAGCTGAGAAGTCAAAGGTGTCAGATGTGTCTGCGATCTGATTCTCTGCATAAAGTGATGGAACGCTTGGCGAATCCAG GTGTCAGGCGGCTAATCATCGTGGAAGCTGGCAGCAAGCGCGTTGAAGGCGTAGTCTCGTTGAGTGACATATTCAAGTTCTTCCTTTGTTAG
- the LOC107464346 gene encoding LOW QUALITY PROTEIN: protein ALWAYS EARLY 3-like (The sequence of the model RefSeq protein was modified relative to this genomic sequence to represent the inferred CDS: inserted 2 bases in 1 codon) has product MPSISFCSQHQQLQLLLASSSLVSIICFLCHSRLHLLLKDSNQIPPQNHCYAFNSQFQFSTIGCIFWILFLIHVVFREKRDSISVFGHLEQTLEPQIMAPSKKSRSVNKRFPNVREAALSKDKNAENASKNKQKASPGTQKKRKLADMLGPQWSKEELEHFYEAYRKYGKDWKKVSLAVRNRSVEMVEALYTMNRAYLSLPEGTASVVGLIAMMTDHYSVLGGSDSEKESNEDAEVSKRSQKRLRRKQMNDHKTLEGPFSDHSQSQSVASGDGCLSLLKTRNSGLTPHAVRKRTPRVPISHSIGKDNAEKLFSSARQGRKQMVDTNDVTHKIALALAEASQRGGSSKISASPNKRAAPSPSKKSGKKVKSEIAGSKFCSSDLDGGSSELSLGSTEGDNGDYNRKTVNWTSRENTGKGRSREKRVKHTGNNLEPEESLNMHLDEIKEASSGTDDGKNLNFIKSNFSTDFANAKNPSPSSYKGSKKRSKKLQVEKDEASAFDALKTLADLSLMMPVTNADSESSAQVREGNHDVEESKVKMHKATKIERTASSALGKIFSDGAAIPEGEGVNQLNAGIRKRKQKSFSLNNDETHTDSHLSGSQKIKDTDEVKKSMVKGKRSSVSTTYPRQPKVVKSPGKMSSSGNDKREGDDSTSSPIKVSSANQVGQVNKGRPRRKMGKPKPMAEGDPVVSGNIFSSQHNKSCASVQNSSSSPKVXLINCLSSHQARRWCTFEWFYSAIDYPWFSKREFVEYLDHVGLGHVPRLTRIEWGVIRSSLGKPRRFSEQFLIEEKQKLNQYRESVRSHYAEVLAGTKEGLPTDLARPLIVGQRVIAIHPKTREIHNGSILTVDHCRCLVQFDQRELGAEFVMDIDCMPMYPFENMPTSMARHHIAHCRINETFNDLRLNGKLKQEIIADHTILSPSETIDTTKGLHILPTKHGSSTLSNQGVSPNSKSQVKAMCNQICNAQQAPSLQPFPFEHVHSKEADISAISELTRALDKKELVMSELKVMNDGVSESQKYGDNSLKDSEPFKRSYASLIKHLTEVNEQVSSALFRLRQRNTYQGSTTELSLKPIANYDDPGGQASSSNCSACHNQESIPLGHIAEIVESSRRKARAMVVQATQAMSIFMKTDSKVEKIEDAINFINNQLSVDDPAAPATNSLPADSIHVTLASQDQLTGNTLNPSVNCHAQDAEFNSSSDQNEMKIPSELISHCLATLLMIQKCTERQFPPADVAQVLDSAVTSLQPFCSKNLPIYGEIQKCMGIIRNQILALIPT; this is encoded by the exons ATGCCCTCGATTTCATTTTGTTCACAACACCAACAACTACAACTACTACTTGCTTCTTCATCTCTTGTTTCTATTATATGCTTTCTCTGTCACTCTcgacttcatcttcttcttaaaGATTCCAATCAGATCCCTCCACAGAATCACTGTTACGCCTTCAATTCGCAATTTCAGTTCTCTACGATCG GGTGTATCTTCTGGATTTTGTTCCTCATCCATGTTGTATTTAGGGAGAAACGAGATTCCATTTCAGTATTTGGTCATCTAGAGCAAACTTTAGAGCCTCAA ATTATGGCCCCTTCCAAAAAATCCAGAAGTGTAAATAAGAGGTTTCCTAATGTTCGTGAAGCTGCTTTGAGTAAAGATAAAAATGCAGAAAATGCTAGCAAGAATAAGCAGAAGGCAAGTCCTGGCACTCAGAAG AAGAGAAAATTGGCTGACATGTTAGGGCCACAATGGAGCAAGGAGGAACTTGAGCATTTCTATGAAGCTTACCGTAAATATGGAAAAGACTGGAAGAAg GTTTCTCTTGCAGTACGTAATAGATCCGTGGAAATGGTAGAAGCTTTGTACACAATGAACAGG GCATACTTATCTCTTCCAGAGGGCACTGCTTCTGTTGTTGGACTGATAGCAATGATGACGGATCATTATAGTGTACTG GGAGGAAGTGACAGTGAAAAGGAGAGCAATGAAGATGCAGAAGTATCTAAAAGGTCTCAAAAACGTTTGCGAAGAAAACAAATGAATGACCATAAAACATTAGAGGGACCCTTTTCAGATCATTCTCAATCACAATCTGTTGCATCAGGTGATGGTTGCTTGTCGCTGTTGAAGACTAGGAATTCTG GGCTTACTCCTCATGCTGTCAGAAAACGGACTCCTCGAGTACCTATTTCACATTCCATTGGTAAAGATAATGCAGAGAAGTTATTTTCATCTGCCAGACAGGGGCGCAAACAAATGGTTGATACTAATGATGTTACTCATAAGATTGCATTAGCATTGGCCGAGGCTTCACAAAGAGGTGGCTCCTCAAAAATTTCTGCGTCTCCAAACAAGAGAGCAGCGCCATCACCTAGTAAGAAAAGTGGGAAGAAG GTTAAATCAGAAATAGCTGGATCCAAGTTTTGCAGTTCTGATTTGGATGGGGGTAGTTCTGAATTGAGTTTAGGAAGCACAGAAGGAGACAATGGAGATTATAATAGAAAAACAGTTAATTGGACAAGTAGGGAAAACACTGGAAAAGGAAGGAGTCGAGAAAAGAGAGTAAAACACACTGGGAACAATTTAGAACCTGAGGAAAGTTTAAACATGCATTTGGATGAGATAAAGGAAGCCTCAAGTGGGACAGATGATggtaaaaatctgaattttatcaaatcaaattttagcACTGATTTTGCAAATGCAAAGAATCCAAGTCCCTCTTCTTACAAGGGTTCAAAGAAGAGAAGTAAAAAACTACAGGTTGAGAAAG ATGAAGCTTCGGCTTTTGATGCTCTGAAAACTTTGGCTGATCTGTCTTTGATGATGCCTGTTACGAATGCTGACAGTG AGTCATCAGCACAGGTCAGAGAAGGAAACCATGATGTTGAGGAGTCtaaagtgaaaatgcataagGCAACTAAGATTGAAAGAACTGCTTCAAGTGCATTAGGCAAGATCTTCTCTGACGGAGCTGCTATTCCTGAAGGGGAGGGTGTGAACCAGCTTAATGCAGGAATCAGGAAAAGGAAACAGAAATCTTTTAGCCTAAAC AATGATGAAACACATACTGATTCTCACCTCAGTGGCTCCCAGAAAATCAag GATACTGATGAGGTCAAGAAATCAATGGTTAAAGGTAAGCGATCATCTGTTTCTACAACATATCCAAGACAACCAAAGGTAGTTAAATCCCCGGGAAAGATGTCTTCAAGTGGTAATGACAAAAGAGAAGGGGATGATTCAACTTCATCTCCCATAAAGGTTTCATCTGCTAACCAAGTCGGTCAAGTAAACAAAGGAAGGCCTAGAAGAAAAATGGGAAAACCAAAAccaatggcagaaggagatccAGTGGTGTCTGGAAATATTTTCAGTAGTCAGCATAATAAATCCTGTGCTTCGGTCCAGAATAGTTCCTCTAGTCCCAAGGT GCTTATTAACTGCCTGTCTTCACATCAAGCACGGAGATGGTGCACTTTTGAATGGTTTTATAGTGCCATCGATTACCCATGGTTTTCAAAGAGGGAGTTCGTGGAGTACTTGGACCATGTTGGACTGGGTCATGTTCCTAGATTGACTCGTATCGAGTGGGGAGTCATTAGAAG TTCCCTTGGCAAACCGCGGAGATTTTCAGAGCAATTTTTGATAGAAGAAAAACAGAAGCTTAATCAATACCGAGAATCTGTTAGATCACATTATGCTGAAGTTCTTGCTGGTACCAAGGAAGGCCTTCCTACTGATTTGGCTCGGCCATTAATTGTTGGCCAGCGAGTTATTGCTATTCATCCGAAGACAAGAGAGATTCATAATGGAAGTATACTAACTGTTGACCATTGTCGGTGTCTGGTTCAGTTTGACCAGCGTGAACTCGGGGCTGAATTTGTTATG GATATAGATTGCATGCCTATGTATCCATTTGAAAATATGCCTACATCTATGGCAAGACACCACATTGCTCATTGTAGAATAAACGAGACCTTTAATGATCTCCGACTTAATGGAAAACTGAAACAAGAAATTATTGCTGATCACACAATATTGTCCCCTAGTGAGACTATAGATACTACTAAAGGTCTTCACATATTGCCCACTAAGCATGGAAGCAGTACTTTATCAAATCAG GGAGTTTCACCAAATTCCAAATCACAAGTGAAAGCTATGTGCAATCAGATTTGTAATGCTCAACAGGCACCGAGTTTGCAACCTTTTCCTTTTGAACATGTTCATTCAAAAGAAGCTGACATATCGGCTATTTCAGAGTTGACTCGCGCTCTTGACAAGAAG GAACTTGTGATGTCTGAACTGAAGGTCATGAATGATGGGGTTTCAGAAAGCCAGAAATATGGAGACAACTCATTGAAAGATTCAGAGCCTTTTAAGAGGAGTTATGCTTCACTGATAAAGCATTTAACTGAAGTAAATGAGCAG GTTTCTTCTGCTTTGTTTCGCCTGAGGCAACGCAACACATATCAAGGCAGCACCACAGAATTATCACTAAAGCCCATAGCTAATTATGATGACCCTGGTGGTCAAGCtagctcctccaattgttcagCATGTCATAACCAAGAATCTATACCTCTTGGCCATATAGCTGAAATTGTTGAAAGTTCTAGAAGAAAAGCCCGAGCAATGGTTGTTCAAGCTACACAG GCAATGTCAATATTTATGAAGACAGATAGTAAGGTTGAAAAGATCGAGGATGCTATAAATTTTATCAATAATCAGCTTTCAGTGGATGACCCTGCTGCTCCAGCCACAAATTCTCTGCCTGCTGATTCAATTCACGTCACTCTGGCTTCTCAGGATCAATTGACAGGAAACACATTAAATCCCTCAGTAAATTGTCATGCACAAGATGCCGAATTTAACAGTTCATCTGaccaaaatgaaatgaaaattcCTTCAGAACTCATATCTCATTGTCTAGCTACACTGCTCATGATTCAG AAGTGCACGGAACGACAGTTCCCACCAGCTGATGTTGCTCAGGTACTAGATTCCGCTGTCACGAGTCTGCAGCCATTTTGCTCAAAGAACCTTCCAATATATGGGGAGATACAGAAATGCATGGGTATCATAAGAAACCAGATATTGGCACTCATACCAACTTAG